The following nucleotide sequence is from Leptodactylus fuscus isolate aLepFus1 chromosome 10, aLepFus1.hap2, whole genome shotgun sequence.
ATCAGCACAACCGGGACTCCATTACTGTGGGGGGATTATCTACACGGTGACATTTTGGGACATTGGGACAGCCTGGCACACGGAGGGCGCAGCACAGCGGCTCTGCTATGTCTGTAGGTCTCATTGCTGTCTCATCACAATCATAGCAGTCAAAGTCTGAACACCTCCTTATCACGCTGCCCTTTGTATCAAGCCCAGAGACTTGTTTGTTGGTGATAGGGTGTGGGgtctggaaagggttaaagtcaTAAATTCCCAggacactgtacacacaggacaaTAGCTGCTTATCTGTGCGCTCCTATGTGTAGCATTTAATGGGCACGTGCTGAGCCCATGGCTCTCGGTTCTTAGCCTGTGGTCCATATACTCCTGTGTGCACATGCGCTGTCTCAAGGCCTGGGTTGCTTCTTCACTGAACCGTGatgtaataccaaacacaacccatggacatggACCCATTGTCTCAGGACCCCCACCACGGTCTGCAGGTGACGAGAGAGGGAGGGGCTTATGCACCAAGAAATAAATCACCGCATTgctggttaaaaataaaaactttgattTATTTCATTACAAATTAGGATGCGACATAATAATAATCCGCAACGTTTTCCCGCTCCCACAatcaccagattttttttttccatttttttcctaatatttttgcaaaaaaataaattccttGTCCTCAGGCGAGAGCGTCCATGACGGGCAAAGGGTGGGATTAGctcactagaccaccaggagtaAGAAGGTCTCACTATGTAGACCAGCAGGGACGCCATCATTGATCCCGAGCAAGACCACCTGGGATGTGGACACTGGCTGCCATTACCTGCCCTAGCCCACCAAGGAtgccattattaaccccttcaccgaGCTAGACCACCTGGGATGTGGACACAGCTGCCATAACCTGCCCTAGCCCACCAAGGATGCCATTACTAACCCCTTCACCAAGCTAGACCACCTAGGATGTGGACACTAGTTGCCATTACCTGCCCTAGCCCACCAAGGAtgccattattaaccccttcaccgaGCTAGACCACCTGGGATGTGGACACAGCTGCCATAACCTGCCCTAGCCCACCAAGGATGCCATTATAAACCCCTTCACCAAGCTAGACCACCTGGGATGTTGACACTGGCTGCCATTACCTGCCCTAGTCCACCAAGGAtgccattattaaccccttcaccgaGCTAGACCACCTGGGATGTGGACACTGGCTGCCATTACCTGCCCTAGTCCACCAAGGAtgccattattaaccccttcaccaagCTAGACCACCTGGGATGTGGACACTGGCTGCCATTACCTGCCCTAGTCCACCAAGGAtgccattattaaccccttcaccaagCTAGACCACCTGGGATGTGGACACTGGCTGCCATTACCTGCCCTAGTCCACCAAGGAtgccattattaaccccttcaccgaGCTAGACCACCTGGGATGTGGACACTGGCTGCCATTACCTGCCCTAGTCCACCAAGGAtgccattattaaccccttcaccaagCTAGACCACCTGGGATGTGGACACTGGCTGCCATTACCTGCCCTAGTCCACCAAGGAtgccattattaaccccttcaccgaGCTAGACCACCTGGGATGTGGACACTGGCTGCCATTACCTGCCCTAGCCCACCAAGGAtgccattattaaccccttcaccgaACTAGACCACCTGGGGTGTAAACACTGTACACTATAGACTGCCAAAGACGTCGGTATGTGCCCTTTACTGCCGTAGACCACCTAGGATGCCGTCACTAACCTGAGCCTTCTCCaagctagaccaccagggatgtcacCATTGACTTCACTAGCCTGCCAAGGACATGtgtccttaaaggagttgtcttgtTACGGACACTTatttcctatccacaggacatgtGTCCAGTTTCTGGGGTCTGGGTCCCCCCAATGATCAGGAGACCGGAAGTCcctctaaagcctccttgtgaatggaggggCAGTGTGCTcgatttaaaggggatgttttaTCCCCTCCACCTCTTTATATCCTTTCGTAGgtggcgctccactgattctggtacagttggaattttttttctagtcctTATCGTTTCCAAGTAACGAGTGATGTTAGTTTCCGCTCacttctgtcaggtgggcggtctgtgactacctactccagccaggaccgcccacctacagaacctaaatagcaattgctaaactaacagcactgatttctcaggaacagtagggcctagagaagaaattccaagtgtgccagaatcagtggagcgccacCTACTGAAGGACGCAAagagctggaggtggtgaaaggttcttttaATAGCGACACTGGGATGCATGCAACATGAACCCCTAAAATCAATGGAGGCACAGAGTGGAACATGTCAGATTTCGATACGTTTCTCCAGATCGGACAAGAACATTAAAGGTGCTTGGCTTCTCGGCCCCACCTCAGTCCTTATTTTTCTTCCATGGCTCCTGAAGGACCATTGTCTAGTAGAGAATAAGGCACCTGGCTTCATACACAACGGTCACGCCATGTTTGATATAGAAAGTACCCGTGCAAAAAGCACATAAGGGAGGTCAGTGACTGACGACAAAACCATAGAGGAGAATCCCCCAACTATGGAGACAGTACAATAGGGCACAGACAGGAATGGTCTTCATCATAAGACAactctcttaaagggagtgtcaccaggacccaatCCCTGCAGGGTCatcttgtgaatcagtgcctccaTTGCCATTTTTGAGAgtgttgccacttacctcttcgGAGCAATAGCGactcccttgttgctccaaagatggcgatatctcagcaacagcgATTCACAAATGGCAATCGCCGTATCATTtaaggtaacctatctatctgcactgcTGGAAtcgggtgacactaacctatctatctgcagggctgggatccggtgacactaacctatctatctgcagggctgggatccggtgacactaacctatctatctgcagggctgggatccggtgacactaacctatctatctgcagggctgggatccggtgacactaacctatctatctgcagggctgggatccggtgacagtaacctatctatctgcagggctgggatccggtgacagtaacctatctatctgcagagttgggatccggtgacagtaacctatctatctgcagagctgggatccggtgacagtaacctatctgcagggctgggatcgggtgacactaacctatctatctgcagggctggaatcgggtgacagtaacctatctatctgcagagctgggatccggtgacagtaacctatctatctgcagggctgggatccggtgacagtaacctatctatctgcagagctgggatccggtgacagtaacctatctatctgcagggctgggatccggtgacactaacctatctatctgcactgcTGGAAtcgggtgacactaacctatctatctgcagggctgggatcgggagacactaacctatctatctgcagggctgggatccggtgacactaacctatctatctgcactgcTGGAATcgggtgacactaacttatctatctgcagggctgggatccggtgacagtaacctatctatctgcagggctgggatccggtgacactaacctatctatctgcagggctgggatcgggtgacactaacctatctatctgcagggctgggatcgggtgacactaacctatctatctgcactgcCGGAAtcgggtgacagtaacctatctatctgcagggctgggatcgggtgacactaacctatctatctgcagggctgggatccggtgacactaacctatctatctgcactgcTGGaatcgggtgaccctaacctatctatctgcagggctgggatccggtgacactaacctatctatctgcagggctggaatcgggtgacactaacctatctatctgcagggctggaatcgggtgagactaacctatctatctgcagggctggaatcgggtgacactaacctatctatctgcactgcTGGAATCGGGtgagactaacctatctatctgcagggctgggatccggagacactccctttaagaagtacagtacagagagaaaagGTATAAAAAAGTGGTCATATTCTTTCATATAGTGTTCAGTTTGTCTGGCTGTGTACAATAAAGCTTTTACTATCCTAAAAGAATCGGCAAGCCGCCTGCTGTTGACTGATCTTGGTGTAGTAAAGTGCTGACCCATggatatcggggggggggggggggattcagaaAAGTGCAGCTACAATGGACTGTACATGGACGCCAGCAGCATCTGTAGGCCTCGCCGTGCTCCAGGTATTTGTCAGACTGGGACGTGTTCCACTACATCGCCCCCTGCAGGTGCAGTTTGCTGCGGGCCCAATTTTGCAACGGAACGTCCTAATCCACTCACCTCTATGAGGGCTTCTGATCTGCTCTGGTGCAATGACGTGGAGTAGAATAGGACCAGCTCTGCACCACAACAGACCAGACGCGCGGACATGTGCGGGAAGACCTAAGGGTCGTGCGGGATCACAACAAGTTTCAGGTGACACGGCCATACTGAAGTTCAGGCTCGGCTATAGCaccgtcatgtgaccaatggacatgaagacgtataaagcagccatgttttctatatCCTATCTGATGGGTCTGACACCCGACAACCCACTGATGAAGCTGCTAGCAGCGACACGGTGTAGCGGCCATGCTAAACCATTGCAGATCAGCGCCCATTTTCTCCAGGACTTGGCTTGGGACAGGTTATCGATTGAAGAACACCGGCCGTGTGACATCACATACACCGGACACACGGCCTgatagcagctcagtcccattcgagtgagtgggctgagctgtgacaccAAGCATGTAATGTATGGCAGTGGGCTTGGTAAGAACActgcagcccctacacacagctGATCGGCTGGGGGCCAAACCATCTTTAATGGATGACCTAAATCACAGAACACCCCTTTGAGGGTCGGAGTGACAAGTGGGCGGTCCATACGGGGCGTAGAAAGTCAGAGGCACCACCTAGTAAGTGGCAGCTCTGACCCGTATACACACAGGAGTCTAAACTGAGAGCTGATCCGCGATGGTGCAGAgcggccactacacagtatacagagccatttGCTTCCCGTCTGGTATTTAATAGTAGCCACTACACCATGTAAAGGAGCGCTCCGACTCCATACACTGATCCTCATCGCTCTGATATTGACCcagcctaaggataagccatcaatgtcACATCAATTGTTTCAGGGGATGGTAGCCATTGGGGCAAGTAGAGTTCCTGGAGCCAAAACATGGGAGCACGGTGCAGCTTTGGCCGCTAAATCCTCACCCTGACCAGGATACTGAACTCGCCCCAATGCTACTTACCAGATTATACGGTGGGCTCCTGCCACCGCTTTACACTGAGGAGGGCGGGCATGGGGCTTTCTAGAATGTGCAACCCTTAAATGGGGTCTGCGGTGCCCCTAAAGTGTTCGTATGCACACTACCGTGTTTTGGACACCGTGTCATATTCGGACTACACTCCGCACCTTGTATGTGCCCATGCCAACAATGGGCATAGGAGCACAGGCTTTGGTGGCCACTGATCTGATTGGTCAGAAGTGCGCCTCCTAGGGGACAGCAGGGGATAGACATGGAGCAATCATAAGAGTTTGGGTTCTTCTCCTTCATACGACCCTCTGAGGGTAGAAAACATTCCCACGTGTCGGACCAGGTTGGGCTCCAGGGCCCACGccctctccttccttctccaaAGCTCATTGTACAGGGCGATGTCCTTGGCATAACCCGGCGCACACTCCAGTTCCTCCAGATACTGCACGGTCCTGCGGGCAGAGGCTTCAGAGAACAGCATGGCAGGGGTGCAGCACTCTGTGGCGGGCACCACGTTGTAAAGAGCAGGAGACGCCCTGCGCAGTTCTAACAGATAATGCCTACCCGCCAGCTCTGCCAGCAGCATGGCATAGACGGTCAAGGCCACGCAGACGCCCCAGCTAAACCGCGGCCGGTGAAACACAACCGTGTACAGCCAAGTGAGAACTAAGCCCCATATTCCTCCCAGGCCAATCCATTCCAAAATCCGCATGGGCTCCGGGTTCACGTAGCCTTGCAATCTTTCTGGATGGTAAAGCTTTGCATACAGGGCTCCCCCTAGAGGTTCCTTGGGGAAACGCACTTGCACCAAGTGGAAGAAGGCACTAAAGATATCCTTGAGCGGGACAGCGTCGTCCTCGACCAGAAGGACGTACTCCGGCGAGTACAGCTCCAGGGAGCGGGACAGGCAGTAGGTatagtcctgcttctcctgctcAAAGCGGTTGGGGGCCTCGGCTACGCGGTCAGTCAGATAGCGTGCCACCGACGGCAGGAGCTGGGAGAGGAGGCAGGCATCGGCGTGCGTGTCAGGGACAGGGTCCACGTTACATACTAAAAGCTTAAAGTCAGAACAGTCCGGGCCGCAGTCACTCAGTCGGTGCAGAAATCCAAGGGCGACCTGCAGGAGGTAATGATACTCAGGCCGGCGCCTTGTCGTGATGATGGTGACGACCAGGGGGATGCCGGTACCTGCGGGCGATGCCACAGACCTGTGGTTGCACAGGACAGACCCGTTATTGGGCCCCAAGGACACAAGCTGCTGAAAATGGCTGAAGGCGTCAGCTCCATCCTGCAAGTTCTGCTGCAAGAAATCCCGACTCTGCTGCTGGAGGAAGAGTCTGCGAGAAAACATGGGGGAGTACAAGAGACCGCGGAAACAGAAGGAGGCCAGGAGGAGGGTCAGGAGGAAGAGGGCCGAGAGGTGGCAGCAAGGAGTTCTGACCACCGCAGACCAGCGCATGGCGGCGCCTCTACCTCACTGCACCAGGACACCTCATAGGTCAGAGTTCATCATTCTCCAGATCATTCAGTCGTCCCCTTACAAGTGTCATGTCTGGAGGTGACGCAACATCCTGCAGAAGAAACAAGAACTGGAATCAGGATTAGGGTCACACAAGTAATAACCCATTACACAGACAAGGTAATAATGTGACCGGCTCTTACTCCAACCACTGCTGAGTAAGAACTTGGCACAGCGCCCCCAGAGGTCACTCCTCACACTGCACATATTGACGACATTACAACACCCTGGGCAATACTGCAGAGGTTGTAAAATATGACTTCAATGTGTTGGGAGGAGCCGTGACCTGGATCTGAGCCCACGAGATGCCTATAGAAGGTGTGGGGGTATAGGGGGCCAGCTCGGGACCCCAAGGTAATTAAAAGCAGCCCCGCCTTCCACTTCGCCTATTAGTCACGGCAGCCCCCGCCTTCTACGTCGCCAGTAGTCACGGCTTCTCCCACCTTCCGCTTCCCCAGTAGTCACGGCAGTGACGAGTTTCCTAGACCGGGCCATGACCTTGTATAATGACGAGCAATAGCCTGGAGAATGATCACGTCTACGTCCAGACCCTGCAGTAGGTGAGCACAGCCTGAAGATTTAAAGATCCAGAGGGGTTTTCCCAAATAAGTGCCAAGTACGGCCGTGATGTCTACACCACCAGACAAGGCAGATAACCTCGGAGGCGCCATAATCCGAATCTGTAACACTCCGAAAGCCATAAGAACTAGTATAATCAGTTCTATCTGTGTGCCAGGGCCATAGGGGAGACTCTtacctatagatatatacacacccAGGGCCATAGGGGAGCCTCTTACCTATAGATATATAGTCACCCAGGGCCATAGGGGAGCCTCTTACCTATAGGTATATAGTCACCCAGGGCTATAGGGGAACCTCTtacctatagatatatacacacccAGGGCTATAGGGGAACCTCTtacctatagatatatacacacccAGGGCCATAGGGGAGCCTCTTACCTATAGATATATACTAACCCAGGGCCATAGGGGAGCCTACTGTTATATACACACCCAGGGCCATAGGGGAGCCTCTTACCTATATATAGTCACCCAGGGCCATAGGGGAGACTCTTACCTATAGATATATAGTCACCCGGGGCCATAGGGAAGCCTCTTACCTATAGATATATAGTCACCCGGGGCCATAGGGGAGCCTACTGTTATATACTCACCCAGGGCCTTCCCATCCAGCCGTCACTGGCACTGTTTACACCTACACACCTGACTCCAACCCCGCCGAGTCTCACAGAACTTCCTGccaccaccaacatggccgccTCCGATCACCAACAAGAAGTTCCGCCCCGACGTGATAGCCATACGACCTCCTTTACCAAGATGGAGGATGAAGGCTTCAATGCTGTTACGTCACCCGCAGCGGATTCCTTTACCAAGATGGCCGCCGCAGTCCCGCCTTCTCGGACGCTCTATGGCTTCTCATCACGTCACTTCCGCTTCCGACGGCTGTCCTGGGCTTTGCTGT
It contains:
- the PGAP4 gene encoding GPI-N-acetylgalactosamine transferase PGAP4; amino-acid sequence: MRWSAVVRTPCCHLSALFLLTLLLASFCFRGLLYSPMFSRRLFLQQQSRDFLQQNLQDGADAFSHFQQLVSLGPNNGSVLCNHRSVASPAGTGIPLVVTIITTRRRPEYHYLLQVALGFLHRLSDCGPDCSDFKLLVCNVDPVPDTHADACLLSQLLPSVARYLTDRVAEAPNRFEQEKQDYTYCLSRSLELYSPEYVLLVEDDAVPLKDIFSAFFHLVQVRFPKEPLGGALYAKLYHPERLQGYVNPEPMRILEWIGLGGIWGLVLTWLYTVVFHRPRFSWGVCVALTVYAMLLAELAGRHYLLELRRASPALYNVVPATECCTPAMLFSEASARRTVQYLEELECAPGYAKDIALYNELWRRKERAWALEPNLVRHVGMFSTLRGSYEGEEPKLL